From the Globicephala melas chromosome 8, mGloMel1.2, whole genome shotgun sequence genome, the window CGTGTTGTGTTCTCTGTAGCCTCTACCAAGTCAGGTATGACCTAGAGCAAGGGCTCAGGGATTTTTCTGCCGCAGTGAGGGTCTGCGGGCCAAGGAAGCAATGTGCCCAATGGGTCTGCCCTGTGCTACCCTCCCGTAAACTGGGCTGGGCTACTGCTTCCAACAGAGGGGCAGTCAATCACCTCTACAGCTTGAATAGCTGAGTCCAAGGAGCTCCAATGAAGGGAAAGCAGGAACACGCCAAAGTGGGGGGGCGGAGGAATTAATGCTCCCCCCTAGCTTGGCCGTTCCTGGTGGGTCTCCAATATTAGACAGCCCTCCCCCCGTGCTGGCACCTATACAGTCCCATTTCCTCCTTTATGCAAACAAGGCCTGCTCCAAGGCCCTCAGCCCTGGTCTCTGTGCCCCTTTCCCCTAGCTGCCTCAACAGCCACTCCCCTCGTCCTGAGATCCCCGGCACTCCAGCCGCAGGGGGACGCTGGTCGTGCAGGCTGCTCAGCTGGGCTTCAGAAGCCCTTCTCCAGAAGCCAGGCTTTGAGCTGCTGATCAAAGTAGCCCTTGACCCGAAGGGTACCTGTCACCTCATTGACCTGGGTGATAGGTGTCTTCCCCAGCAGCGGGCTCAGAAAATCTTCCACATCCTTCTGCAGGGCCTGGGGGAAGATGATGAATCAGGCCTGGTAAGACCTTTCCCTCTAGAGGGTTCCCATCCCTTCAGCCCTGAAAGGTCAGAACCGGACCCTGACCCACCCACCCACTTACCCAAATGTCCCCCTCCACCTTCCGGATCACAGTCATCTGACGGTTTCCATGCGTGATGTCCTTGTAGACTGGGATGTTGTGCATACGAGAGCGTCGCACAAAGTAGGGCAGGTTGGGTGGGGGGTCTATGACAGAGAGGGACAGTGATAAGTCAAATGTTCCCAGACTTCATCTCACCTCAGCCAAGGCCTTTCTCCTCAGAGTGTGCAGGGGGTCAGTGAACCTAACAGCAAAGCCACCTCCAGACTTCAGATCAGGAGACCTGCTCTTTCCCTAAGTTTAGAGCCAGGACCAGCTTGTTCACCCTGGTACCTCAAGGcccagcacaggcctggcacCAGAAGGTGCTCAAGAAGAAACAAGGTCAGGGCTATGCCTCCCGGGATCTTTGAGTCCCCCTCTGGAGCCAATCCTTGCCCTTCTCCACCGGGTAGGGGAGGCTAAAATCAATCTCTGGCACAAAGGGATGGGGGTTTATAAGAACTGAACACCTACCACAGGCTGGGCTCTGCATGACATGCTTTATGTGTTGAGCAGATGATCTCTATTTTGCTGCAGCTGAGGTTGGGAGAAGCTAAGTGACTAACTCAA encodes:
- the MRPL49 gene encoding large ribosomal subunit protein mL49, whose translation is MAATMFRAVQRGWRTGVLPGCGLRLLTQGPPDYPSFVESVDEYRFVERLLPPTSIPKPPKHEHYPTSSGWQPPRDPPPNLPYFVRRSRMHNIPVYKDITHGNRQMTVIRKVEGDIWALQKDVEDFLSPLLGKTPITQVNEVTGTLRVKGYFDQQLKAWLLEKGF